DNA from Papio anubis isolate 15944 chromosome 1, Panubis1.0, whole genome shotgun sequence:
TCTCCTCTCCACCTCCCTCGCTCTACAGCCCACCCCCTGGCTGGGTCCCCTGGGGCATGGCCGAGGGACGCCAGCTGTGGGGGAAGCCAAGGGAGGGGCGTCACGGAGGGACCGCAGAGTGCTCCCTCCCCACCACGGGCACTGGACGGGCACCGTGCCCGGGGCGACGATGAGGACGCGGGGGCACCGGCTCATCGCATCTCCCTAGGAAACAGGGGCACCGAGAAGGGCCAGTCCAGGAGTGAGGAGGGGGCGGCGGCTCAGAGCccagggagggatggggagggtAAAAGTGGGAAGGATGGAAAGAAGTctagagaagaggggaggggtcGGTGTGCCCTCAGGGTGTCCAGTGGGATCCGGGGCCGCCTGGTGGGGAGAGGCCGCGGCGCCGCTGTCTCCTGTGTCGCTTGTCCCGCTCGCCTCCCCACCACGCTCCGCTCCCTGAGCTCCGGCTGCCGCAGGTCGGGGACTAGAGGGGGATGGGAATGGGGATGGTGCGGGATGGAGGGGCGTGGCGGCGAGGGCCGGCGCGGTGCACCCCGGGAGTTGTAGTTCGGGACTGAGCCCCTGTCGGGGATCGGGGTTGGGGGGATCCCGCGGCAGGGCTAGGCAGTTGGATCTGCCTCCACCGGTGGCTTCCTCTCTCTGGACCCTGGCTAGGCTGCTAATGATCCTTTGGGCGTCCACTTGAGCCCCACCCAGCTTTTCAGGCTCCAGGCCCGGGTATTCCTTGGCATTCCCGGCAGAGGCGGTGGCTCTTCCCCGTCATTAATGgagaggggtggggagcagggctcCCTGGCGTCTCCCGGTTTCGCGTTTCCGTGGACTTCCCACCTCCTTCCTGCGCTAGCCACCGGGGCTCCACCGACCTGCCCCTCCTATCTCCCAGTTTACACTAAAACCGGGTCCGACCTTCCCACCTCACTCCACACTCTCCTCTTTCATAAGGCCTAATTCCCAATGAAGATTCAGGAAACGGGGATGTCAGTTCCAGttccactttctttttatttaaataaccgAAGCAACAGCTGTGGCACAGCAAAGGGAAGCTGGGTTGGGGCGTGTGAGAGGTGGCAGCAGTGTGGCCTGATGGGGGGACTAGGTCACAGTGGACTCTCCACACGCCTGTCAGGTTCAGCAGTCATGGCCATAGGATTGGGAGCACTACGGAGAAGCCATCAGGTACTGATGTCTCTCCAAGTCCCAGAGACCTCAGGGACGGGAGCTAAGTCAGCTCCCTCAAGTGGCAGGGCGAGGGCATCCCAGTCAGGGGTCACGGGGCCCGGAAGGCATTTTCAGCAGCCCCAGCGGCTGCATTGGCAGCTGCGGTTCGCACCGCAGGGTTGGAGAAGACACCAGCAGCAAATTCTTGCTGGGCCTTCTGAAAGCTGGCACCTGTGCGGCGGTATAAGGAGTGGATCTGCAAGTAGAGGACAAAGACATTGCAGCACATTCCAGCCACTGGTTCCCCACCCCAGCCTAACAGCATCACTACCACTCAGCAGCCTGCTGCCCagcatacacactcacacacagaaacacacactccAGAGGTCCATTAGCTGAGAACCACCCAGCAGCCTGACCTGTGCTGGTTGCTCCTGAATGTTCCACCCAGGCCCCTGGGGACCCATGATCTCAccctcccagccccaccttcAACACAGCCCTCACCCGTTTCAGCATGACAATTCCTAGCACAGCAATGCCAGTGAAGAGCAGGGCGACCAGCAGCATGAGCACGGCTACTGCTGTGTTGGCCTTCAGCACCACCAGAgcggagatccagccactgtaaggaggggaaggaggtgcCAGTGAAGTGGGGCTCCTCAGCTTCTCCACTGGTTATGCCACCAACATCCCCTGTTCCTACCCTTCCCATCAGTAGTGGCTCCCCTGTCAATCTGGCAGTATTCCAAGCACCACAATCCCAAACTATATCTACTCTCTTCATAGTTTAATTCCAGTTTCTGAACCATTAGCCCTGAGCTCTCCAAGCTCTTCCAGGCACTCGTCTGGggattcttcttcctcctttcaaCTATGGTTCTGTGTCTCCTCCAGGAGGCCACCTCGGATTAGCCAAATGCAGCATTCTTCCCTTCAATCTACATGAGTCAAGAGTGCTGTCTGCGCTCTATCCTGGAAGTATGTCTTATATCCCATTAAACTAGTACCTCCCAAGGATTAAAaccacatttcctttttctgaacAACTCCTATCTCAGCACCCAGTGCTGGCTTGGTCTAGAGGGAAAGGTGAGGGTGGATGACAGCCTCACAAACCTGAATCCCCAACCTGGGATACCAATGGCCTGGAGGACAAAGAGCACATCCTGGacgaagaaaatgaagaagaaaacgaAGAAATTGAATGAACTGTCACTcctacaaagaggaaaaaaatggggaGAGTGGGAGAAGAATTAGAACTGAAAGATGGGCAGATGTGGGGCCCATCCCAGGTCTCCATCATTCTCCCACCACTAACACACTTACCGGAAAGCCTTATACATGGGGCGGTACCAGCAGACAAAGGAGCAGGGCGTGAAAAGGAGGACCCAGAGGATAGAAAGCCCAAAGCCTGCGCCATTGTTGGTTTCCACACAGAAGCTGGCCAGGCAGGCGAGGAAGTTCAGGAGAAGAGCCAGCGTGCTGCCTAAGGGGCAGAGGGACAGGATGAGGAGTCCTTCTGGACTGCAATGAAGACTCCTTCTCATCTATGCTCACCCTGTAACTAATTCACCAAACATGGCAGAGCAAAGAAAGGAAGGCAACTGCGCCTTCATGGAATCCTTAACAGGGGAGATGGAGAAAGCAAATCTCAATAATGTGTGATCCCCttgcaaagactttttttttttttttttgagacggagtctcgctctgttgcccaggctggagtgcagtggcgcaatctcagcttactgcaagctctgcctcccaggttcacgccattctcctgcctcagcctcccgagtagctgggattattaaacccatctctattaaaaatacaaaaaattagctgggcgcccgccaccacacccagctaattttttgtatttttaatagagatggggtttcaccgtgttaaccaggatggtctcaatctcctgatcttgtgatcagcccaccttggcatcccaaagtgctgggattacaggtgtgagccaccgcgcccggccttttttttttttttgagacggagttttgctcttgttgcccaggctggaatgcaacggcatgacctcggctcactgcaacatccacttccccggttcaagtgattctcctgcctcagcctcccaagtagctaggattacaggcatgcgccaccacgcaagggtaattttgtatttttagtagacagggtttctccatgttggtcaggctggtctcaaacttctgacctcaggtgatccacccaccttggcttcccaaagtgctgggattacaggcgtgaaccaccatgcccagcccaaagacatctaaagaattcaaaatatattcatgCATAGGGACAATAAAAagtggggagagggcaggaaCATTTGCTAGCAGGCTGGTGAGTTCCAAATAGAGGTGAAGTGTTTAGTTCTTGGTGAGCGGACCCCAGAGCAGTTAAGAGATCtacctgaggccgggcgcggtggctcaagcctgtaatcccagcactttgggaggccgaggcgggtggatcacgaggtcaggagatcgagaccatcctggctaacatggtgaaaccccgtctctactaaaaatacaaaaaactagccgggcgtggtggcgggcgcctgtagtcccagctactcggaggctgaggcaggagaatggcgtgaacctgggaggcggagcttgcagtgagccaagatcgcgccactgcactccagcctgggtgacacagcacgagactccgtctcaaaaaaaaaaaaaaaaaaaaaaaaaaaaagagatctacCTGTAACTTCCTCCAAAAGGCTTCTCACTACTCACACATCCAGAGGTAGTACATGGTAGATACAGTCTTCTGAAATTCTTGGGGGATCTCCATGGAGATGTCCTGGAAAAAGCAGGGCTGAACTGGACAAAAAGAAGGTAGAGGGGGCCAATTGTTCTGTCGAGCTGTAAGGCACAAGAAAAACAGAGGGACCCCAGAAGTAAGGCAGAGACCAACAAAGGAAT
Protein-coding regions in this window:
- the SCAMP3 gene encoding secretory carrier-associated membrane protein 3 isoform X2; this encodes MAQSRDGGNPFAEPSELDNPFQPPPAYEAPAPAPLPPPSAPSLQPSRKLSPTEPKNYGSYSTQASAAAATAELLKKQEELNRKAEELDRRERELQHAALGGTATRQNNWPPLPSFCPVQPCFFQDISMEIPQEFQKTVSTMYYLWMCSTLALLLNFLACLASFCVETNNGAGFGLSILWVLLFTPCSFVCWYRPMYKAFRSDSSFNFFVFFFIFFVQDVLFVLQAIGIPGWGFSGWISALVVLKANTAVAVLMLLVALLFTGIAVLGIVMLKRIHSLYRRTGASFQKAQQEFAAGVFSNPAVRTAAANAAAGAAENAFRAP
- the SCAMP3 gene encoding secretory carrier-associated membrane protein 3 isoform X1 — protein: MAQSRDGGNPFAEPSELDNPFQDPAVIQHRPSRQYATLDVYNPFETREPPPAYEAPAPAPLPPPSAPSLQPSRKLSPTEPKNYGSYSTQASAAAATAELLKKQEELNRKAEELDRRERELQHAALGGTATRQNNWPPLPSFCPVQPCFFQDISMEIPQEFQKTVSTMYYLWMCSTLALLLNFLACLASFCVETNNGAGFGLSILWVLLFTPCSFVCWYRPMYKAFRSDSSFNFFVFFFIFFVQDVLFVLQAIGIPGWGFSGWISALVVLKANTAVAVLMLLVALLFTGIAVLGIVMLKRIHSLYRRTGASFQKAQQEFAAGVFSNPAVRTAAANAAAGAAENAFRAP
- the SCAMP3 gene encoding secretory carrier-associated membrane protein 3 isoform X3 — its product is MPPPAYEAPAPAPLPPPSAPSLQPSRKLSPTEPKNYGSYSTQASAAAATAELLKKQEELNRKAEELDRRERELQHAALGGTATRQNNWPPLPSFCPVQPCFFQDISMEIPQEFQKTVSTMYYLWMCSTLALLLNFLACLASFCVETNNGAGFGLSILWVLLFTPCSFVCWYRPMYKAFRSDSSFNFFVFFFIFFVQDVLFVLQAIGIPGWGFSGWISALVVLKANTAVAVLMLLVALLFTGIAVLGIVMLKRIHSLYRRTGASFQKAQQEFAAGVFSNPAVRTAAANAAAGAAENAFRAP